A stretch of Mesorhizobium sp. M2A.F.Ca.ET.046.03.2.1 DNA encodes these proteins:
- a CDS encoding 2-oxoglutarate dehydrogenase E1 component has product MARQDQANDQFSLTSFLYGGNADYIDALYAAYEDNPASVDPEWQDFFSALKDDAGDVRKNAKGASWAKPSWPLTANGELVSALDGNWGLVEKAIEKKVKDKAVVNGAVLSDADVHQATRDSVRAIMMIRAYRMRGHLHANLDPLGIAKPLEDYNELSPENYGFTEADYDRPIFLDNVLGLEFGTIRQMLDILTRTYCSTLGVEFMHISDPEEKAWIQARIEGADKEITFTATGKKAILSKLIEAEGFEQYIDVKYKGTKRFGLDGGESLIPALEQIVKRGGQLGLKEIVLGMAHRGRLNVLSQVMAKPHRAIFHEFKGGSAAPDEVEGSGDVKYHLGASSDREFDGNKVHLSLTANPSHLEIVDPVVMGKARAKQDQLSGRERGEVVPLSERAKVMPLLLHGDAAFAGQGVIAEILGLSGLRGHRVAGTLHVIINNQIGFTTNPRFSRSSPYPSDVAKMIEAPIFHVNGDDPEAVVHAAKVATEFRMKFHKPVVVDMFCYRRFGHNEGDEPAFTQPIMYRNIRTHKTVVQIYADRLIAEGHVTQAEVDKMRADWRAHLEAEWEVGQSYKPNKADWLDGAWSGLRTADNQDEQRRGKTAVPVRTLKEIGKKLTEVPKDFEAHKTILRFLENRRQAIESGEGIDWSTAEALAFGAILLDGNPIRLSGQDSERGTFSQRHSVLYDQRDETRYIPLNNLSAAQAGYEVINSMLSEEAVLGFEYGYSLAEPKALTLWEAQFGDFANGAQVVFDQFISSGERKWLRMSGLVCLLPHGYEGQGPEHSSARLERFLQLCAEDNMQVANVTTPANYFHILRRQLKRDFRKPLILMTPKSLLRHKRAVSTLSEISGESSFHRLLWDDAQLLADQSIKLVKDSKIRRVVLCSGKVYYDLYEEREKRGINDIYLLRVEQLYPFPAKALITELSRFRNAEMVWCQEEPKNMGAWSFIDPYLEWVLAHIDAKHQRVRYTGRPASASPATGLMSKHLSQLAALLDDALGE; this is encoded by the coding sequence ATGGCAAGACAAGATCAGGCCAACGACCAATTCTCGCTCACCTCGTTCCTCTACGGCGGCAATGCCGACTATATCGACGCGCTCTACGCGGCCTATGAGGACAATCCGGCTTCGGTCGATCCGGAGTGGCAGGATTTCTTCTCGGCGCTGAAGGACGACGCGGGCGACGTCCGCAAGAACGCCAAGGGCGCCTCCTGGGCGAAGCCCTCCTGGCCGCTGACGGCCAATGGCGAGCTGGTCTCGGCGCTGGACGGCAATTGGGGCCTGGTTGAGAAGGCGATCGAAAAGAAGGTCAAGGACAAGGCGGTCGTCAACGGCGCCGTGCTTTCCGACGCCGACGTGCACCAGGCGACGCGCGATTCGGTGCGCGCCATCATGATGATCCGCGCCTACCGCATGCGCGGCCACCTGCACGCCAATCTTGATCCGCTCGGCATCGCCAAGCCGCTCGAGGACTATAACGAGCTGTCGCCGGAGAATTACGGTTTTACCGAAGCCGATTACGACCGGCCGATCTTCCTCGACAATGTGCTGGGCCTGGAATTCGGCACCATCCGGCAGATGTTGGACATCCTGACCCGCACCTATTGCTCGACCCTTGGCGTCGAGTTCATGCATATCTCCGACCCGGAAGAGAAGGCCTGGATCCAGGCGCGCATCGAAGGCGCCGACAAGGAGATCACCTTCACCGCCACCGGCAAGAAGGCGATCCTGTCCAAGCTGATCGAGGCCGAGGGCTTCGAGCAATATATCGACGTCAAGTACAAGGGCACCAAGCGGTTCGGCCTCGACGGCGGCGAGTCGCTGATCCCGGCGCTGGAGCAGATCGTCAAGCGCGGCGGTCAGCTCGGCCTCAAGGAAATCGTGCTCGGCATGGCGCATCGCGGCCGCCTCAATGTGCTTTCCCAGGTGATGGCCAAGCCCCACCGCGCCATCTTCCACGAATTCAAGGGCGGCTCGGCCGCGCCCGACGAGGTCGAAGGCTCAGGCGACGTGAAGTACCATCTCGGCGCCTCGTCGGACCGCGAGTTCGACGGCAACAAGGTGCATCTGTCGCTGACGGCCAATCCCTCGCATCTGGAAATCGTCGATCCGGTGGTGATGGGCAAGGCGCGCGCCAAGCAGGACCAGCTTTCCGGCCGCGAGCGTGGCGAGGTCGTGCCGCTGTCGGAGCGCGCCAAGGTGATGCCGCTGCTTTTGCATGGCGACGCCGCCTTCGCCGGCCAGGGCGTGATCGCCGAGATCCTCGGCCTGTCGGGGCTGCGCGGCCATCGCGTCGCCGGCACGCTGCACGTCATCATCAACAACCAGATCGGCTTCACCACCAATCCGCGCTTCTCGCGCTCCTCGCCCTATCCGTCGGATGTGGCCAAGATGATCGAGGCGCCGATCTTCCACGTCAATGGCGACGATCCGGAAGCCGTGGTGCACGCCGCGAAGGTGGCGACCGAGTTCCGCATGAAGTTCCACAAGCCGGTGGTCGTGGACATGTTCTGCTATCGCCGCTTCGGCCACAATGAGGGCGACGAGCCGGCCTTTACCCAACCGATCATGTATCGCAACATCCGCACCCACAAGACGGTGGTGCAGATCTATGCCGACCGGCTGATCGCGGAGGGCCACGTCACCCAGGCCGAGGTCGACAAGATGCGGGCCGACTGGCGCGCGCATCTGGAAGCCGAGTGGGAAGTCGGCCAGAGCTACAAGCCGAACAAGGCCGACTGGCTGGACGGCGCGTGGTCCGGCCTGCGCACTGCTGACAATCAGGATGAACAACGGCGCGGCAAGACCGCCGTGCCGGTGCGCACGCTGAAGGAGATCGGTAAGAAGCTGACCGAGGTGCCGAAGGATTTCGAGGCGCACAAGACGATCCTGCGCTTCCTCGAGAACCGCCGCCAGGCGATCGAGTCCGGCGAAGGCATCGACTGGTCGACGGCCGAGGCGCTGGCCTTCGGCGCCATCCTGCTCGACGGCAACCCGATCCGGCTTTCCGGCCAAGATTCGGAGCGCGGCACCTTCTCGCAGCGCCATTCGGTGCTCTACGACCAGCGCGACGAGACCCGCTACATCCCGCTCAACAACCTCTCGGCGGCGCAGGCCGGCTATGAGGTCATCAACTCGATGCTGTCGGAAGAGGCGGTGCTGGGCTTCGAATATGGCTACAGCCTGGCGGAGCCGAAGGCGCTGACGCTCTGGGAGGCGCAGTTCGGCGATTTCGCCAACGGCGCCCAGGTGGTGTTCGACCAGTTCATCTCGTCGGGCGAGCGCAAATGGCTGCGCATGTCTGGCCTCGTCTGCCTGTTGCCGCATGGCTATGAGGGCCAGGGGCCGGAGCACTCGTCGGCGCGGCTGGAGCGCTTCCTGCAGCTCTGCGCGGAAGACAACATGCAGGTCGCGAACGTCACCACGCCGGCTAATTATTTCCACATCCTGCGCCGGCAGTTGAAGCGCGACTTCCGCAAGCCGCTGATCCTGATGACGCCGAAGTCGCTGCTGCGCCACAAGCGGGCGGTGTCGACGCTGTCGGAGATTTCGGGCGAGAGCTCGTTCCACCGGCTGCTGTGGGACGATGCGCAGCTCTTGGCCGACCAGTCGATCAAGCTGGTCAAGGACTCCAAGATCCGCCGCGTCGTGCTGTGCTCGGGCAAGGTCTATTACGACCTCTATGAGGAGCGCGAGAAGCGCGGCATCAACGACATTTATCTGCTGCGCGTCGAACAGCTCTATCCGTTCCCGGCCAAGGCGCTGATCACCGAGCTGTCGCGTTTCCGCAATGCCGAGATGGTGTGGTGCCAGGAGGAGCCCAAGAATATGGGCGCCTGGTCGTTCATCGATCCCTATCTCGAATGGGTGCTGGCGCATATCGACGCCAAGCATCAGCGGGTGCGCTACACCGGGCGGCCGGCCTCGGCCTCGCCGGCAACCGGCCTGATGTCGAAGCATCTCAGCCAGCTCGCCGCGCTGCTCGACGACGCTCTCGGCGAATAA
- the odhB gene encoding 2-oxoglutarate dehydrogenase complex dihydrolipoyllysine-residue succinyltransferase codes for MATEIRVPTLGESVTEATVGKWFKKVGDAIAADEPLVELETDKVTVEVPAAGAGTLAEITVKEGETVNVGALLGSISAGGGAPATKPQAVAQASSPDAASSVKQAAAETAKIAGDNGPIEPRTMPPAPAAAKLIAEHNLSVDQLSGSGKRGQVLKGDVLDAIAKGAPSQPAETPKAAPAPVVARAPSSAEDAPREERVRMTKLRQTIARRLKEAQSTAAMLTTFNEVDMSAVMALRAKYKDVFEKKHGVKLGFMGFFTKAVTHALKEIPAVNAEIDGTDIIYKNFAHVGVAVGTDKGLVVPVVRDADQMSIAEIEKEIGRLGLAARDGKLSVADMQGGTFTISNGGVYGSLMSTPILNAPQSGILGMHKIQDRPMVVGGQIVIRPMMYLALSYDHRIVDGKEAVTFLVRVKESLEDPERLVLDL; via the coding sequence ATGGCTACCGAAATCCGCGTCCCCACTCTGGGTGAATCCGTCACCGAGGCGACCGTTGGCAAGTGGTTCAAGAAGGTCGGCGACGCGATCGCCGCCGATGAGCCCCTGGTCGAGCTCGAAACCGACAAGGTGACGGTGGAAGTGCCTGCAGCGGGCGCCGGAACGCTGGCCGAGATCACCGTCAAGGAAGGCGAGACGGTCAATGTCGGCGCGCTGCTCGGCTCGATTTCGGCGGGCGGCGGTGCCCCGGCCACGAAGCCGCAGGCAGTGGCGCAGGCTTCCAGCCCGGATGCCGCGTCTTCGGTCAAGCAGGCCGCGGCCGAGACCGCCAAGATCGCTGGCGACAACGGTCCGATCGAGCCGCGCACCATGCCGCCGGCGCCGGCCGCGGCCAAGCTGATCGCGGAGCACAATCTCTCGGTCGACCAGCTGTCCGGCTCGGGCAAGCGCGGCCAGGTGCTGAAGGGCGACGTGCTCGATGCCATCGCCAAGGGCGCGCCGTCCCAGCCGGCCGAGACGCCGAAGGCGGCACCTGCGCCGGTCGTTGCCCGCGCGCCATCCTCGGCCGAGGATGCGCCGCGCGAGGAGCGCGTGCGCATGACCAAGCTGCGCCAGACCATTGCGCGCCGCTTGAAAGAAGCGCAGTCGACCGCAGCCATGCTCACCACCTTCAACGAGGTGGATATGAGCGCGGTGATGGCGCTGCGGGCCAAATACAAGGACGTGTTCGAGAAGAAGCACGGCGTGAAGCTCGGCTTCATGGGCTTCTTCACCAAGGCGGTGACGCATGCGCTGAAGGAAATCCCGGCGGTCAATGCCGAGATCGACGGCACCGACATCATCTACAAGAACTTCGCCCATGTCGGCGTCGCCGTCGGCACGGACAAGGGCCTGGTGGTGCCGGTGGTGCGCGACGCCGACCAGATGTCCATCGCCGAGATCGAGAAGGAGATCGGCCGGCTGGGTCTCGCCGCGCGCGACGGCAAGCTTTCGGTCGCGGACATGCAGGGCGGCACCTTCACCATCTCCAATGGCGGCGTCTACGGCTCGCTGATGTCGACGCCGATCCTCAATGCGCCGCAATCGGGCATTCTCGGCATGCACAAGATTCAGGATCGGCCGATGGTGGTCGGCGGCCAGATCGTCATCCGCCCGATGATGTATCTGGCGCTCAGCTACGATCACCGCATCGTCGACGGCAAGGAAGCGGTGACCTTCCTGGTGCGCGTCAAGGAAAGCCTGGAGGATCCCGAGCGGCTGGTGCTCGATCTCTAA
- a CDS encoding SDR family oxidoreductase gives MSAEKKTLLVTGGSRGIGAAICRQANRAGYRVAVNYVSNQVAVDALVAELRAAGGDAFAVKGDVGNEADVIGMFEAMDRAFGRLDAFVNNAGIVDVKARVDEMSVERLERMMRINVVGSFLCAREAVKRMSTRHGGKGGAIVNISSAAARLGSPGEYVDYAASKGAIDTMTMGLAREVALEGVRVNAVSPGITETEIHASGGQPDRVARMQDMLPMRRAGTADEVASAVLYLLSDAASYTTGAILNVSGGR, from the coding sequence ATGAGTGCCGAGAAAAAGACGCTGCTGGTCACCGGTGGCAGCCGCGGCATCGGCGCGGCCATCTGCCGGCAGGCGAACCGGGCCGGTTATCGCGTGGCGGTCAACTACGTCTCCAACCAGGTCGCGGTGGACGCGCTGGTCGCCGAGCTCAGGGCCGCGGGTGGAGATGCCTTCGCAGTGAAGGGCGATGTCGGCAACGAAGCCGATGTCATCGGGATGTTCGAAGCGATGGACCGGGCCTTCGGCCGGCTCGACGCTTTCGTCAACAATGCCGGCATCGTCGACGTCAAGGCGCGGGTCGACGAGATGAGTGTCGAGCGGCTGGAGCGCATGATGCGCATCAACGTCGTCGGCTCGTTCCTGTGCGCCCGCGAGGCGGTGAAGCGCATGTCGACGCGGCATGGCGGCAAGGGTGGCGCCATCGTCAACATCTCCTCCGCTGCCGCCCGGCTGGGCTCGCCCGGCGAATATGTCGACTACGCCGCCTCCAAGGGCGCGATCGACACCATGACCATGGGGCTCGCGCGTGAAGTCGCGCTGGAAGGTGTCCGCGTCAATGCGGTCAGCCCCGGAATCACCGAGACCGAAATCCATGCTTCCGGCGGCCAGCCGGACCGCGTGGCGCGGATGCAGGATATGCTGCCGATGAGACGCGCCGGCACGGCGGACGAAGTCGCCAGCGCGGTTCTCTATCTTCTGTCGGACGCGGCCTCCTATACAACGGGCGCGATCCTCAATGTGAGCGGCGGCCGATAG
- the lpdA gene encoding dihydrolipoyl dehydrogenase produces MAYDVVIIGSGPGGYVCAIKAAQLGLKTAVVEKNATFGGTCLNIGCIPSKALLHASEMFAEAGHAFDTLGVEIPAPKLNLKKMMAHKDTTVASNVNGVAFLFKKNKIDSFRGTGKVISAGKVSVTGEDGKVEEIETRNVVIATGSDVAGIPGVKVDFDEKVIVSSTGALSLAKVPERLVVVGGGVIGLELGSVWARLGAKVTVVEFLDNILGGMDGEVSKQFQRLLTKQGFEFKLGAKVTGVAKAKKGATVTFEPVKGGATETIEADVVLVATGRRPYADSLGLQEAGVELDERGRVKTDAHLRTNVPGIYAIGDVIAGPMLAHKAEDEGVAVAETIAGQAGHVNYDVIPSVVYTSPEIASVGKTEEELKKAGIDYKAGKFPFSANGRARAMLHTDGFVKILADKVSERVLGVHIVGFGAGEMIHEAAVLMEFGGSSEDLARTCHAHPTMSEAVKEAALATFFKPIHI; encoded by the coding sequence ATGGCTTATGACGTCGTAATCATCGGATCGGGACCGGGCGGCTATGTCTGTGCCATCAAGGCGGCGCAGCTCGGGCTGAAGACGGCGGTGGTCGAGAAGAACGCCACCTTCGGCGGCACCTGCCTCAACATCGGCTGCATCCCGTCGAAGGCGCTGCTCCACGCCTCCGAGATGTTCGCCGAGGCTGGCCATGCCTTCGATACGCTGGGCGTCGAGATACCGGCACCGAAGCTCAATCTGAAGAAGATGATGGCGCATAAGGACACGACGGTGGCGTCAAACGTCAACGGCGTAGCCTTCCTGTTCAAGAAGAACAAGATCGATAGCTTCCGCGGCACCGGCAAGGTGATTTCGGCCGGCAAGGTTTCGGTGACCGGCGAGGACGGCAAGGTCGAGGAGATCGAGACCCGGAATGTCGTCATCGCCACAGGCTCGGATGTCGCCGGCATTCCGGGCGTCAAGGTCGATTTCGACGAGAAGGTGATCGTGTCCTCTACCGGCGCGCTGTCGCTGGCCAAGGTGCCGGAGCGTCTCGTGGTGGTCGGCGGCGGTGTCATCGGGCTGGAGCTCGGCTCGGTGTGGGCAAGGCTCGGCGCCAAGGTCACGGTGGTCGAGTTCCTGGACAACATCCTGGGCGGTATGGACGGTGAGGTATCGAAGCAGTTCCAGCGGCTGCTCACCAAGCAGGGCTTCGAGTTCAAGCTCGGCGCCAAGGTCACGGGTGTGGCCAAGGCCAAGAAGGGCGCGACCGTGACCTTCGAGCCGGTCAAGGGCGGTGCCACTGAGACGATCGAGGCGGATGTGGTGCTGGTCGCCACCGGACGCCGGCCCTATGCCGACAGCCTCGGGCTGCAGGAGGCCGGCGTCGAGCTAGACGAGCGCGGCAGGGTCAAGACCGACGCGCATCTCAGGACCAACGTGCCCGGCATCTATGCCATCGGCGACGTCATCGCCGGACCGATGCTGGCGCACAAGGCCGAGGACGAGGGCGTCGCCGTCGCCGAGACCATCGCCGGCCAGGCCGGGCATGTGAACTACGACGTCATCCCAAGCGTCGTCTACACCAGTCCGGAGATCGCCTCCGTCGGCAAGACCGAGGAGGAGCTGAAGAAGGCCGGCATCGACTACAAGGCCGGCAAATTCCCGTTCAGCGCCAATGGCCGCGCGCGCGCCATGCTGCACACCGACGGCTTCGTCAAGATCCTGGCCGACAAGGTGAGCGAGCGCGTGCTCGGTGTCCATATCGTCGGCTTCGGCGCCGGCGAGATGATCCACGAGGCGGCGGTGCTGATGGAGTTCGGCGGCTCGTCGGAGGACCTCGCCCGCACCTGCCACGCGCATCCGACGATGTCGGAAGCGGTGAAGGAAGCGGCGCTGGCGACCTTCTTCAAGCCTATTCATATCTAG
- a CDS encoding acetolactate synthase large subunit, whose translation MSKGSDLLVAALENEGVDRIFGIPGEENLDVVESIRKSSIELILTRHEQAAAFMAATHGRLTGRPGVCITTLGPGALNLTTGAAYALLGAMPMVMITGQKGVRSSRQARFQIVDVVAAMKPLTKLSRQIVSPRMIPGVVREAFRVAGEERPGPVHLELPEDIAAEECDAVAPIPPHPVELPLASPLALDRAARMIIEAERPLAMMGAAASRPRSTSDLAQFVLRTGIPYFTTQMGKGTVPGGTELYMGTAALSERDYVHEAIERADLIITIGHDTVEKPPFIMGADGPKVIHVGYQPATVEQVYFPQTEVIGDIGASLRLLADRLEGNIPNAQALLPLREGILNRIAARDSEDRFTPQRLVHDVRAVMPADGILALDNGMYKIWFARNYRTRVANTLLLDNALATMGAGLPSAMMAAMLFPERRVMAICGDGGFMMNSQELETAVRLKLNLVVLIIEDHAYGMIRWKQAVDDFPDFGMTFANPDFVRYAEAYGAKGTRVGAIAELRPALEQAFAAGGVNLVVVPIDYSENERVLVEELRHRLPWPASPMSDD comes from the coding sequence GTGTCCAAAGGCTCCGATCTGCTTGTTGCCGCCCTCGAGAATGAAGGCGTGGACCGCATCTTCGGCATACCGGGCGAAGAGAACCTCGACGTCGTCGAATCCATTCGCAAATCCTCGATCGAGCTTATCCTGACCCGCCATGAGCAAGCGGCCGCGTTCATGGCCGCCACCCACGGCCGGCTCACCGGCAGGCCCGGCGTCTGCATCACCACGCTTGGCCCGGGCGCCTTGAACCTGACCACAGGCGCGGCCTACGCGCTGCTCGGGGCCATGCCGATGGTCATGATCACCGGACAAAAGGGCGTCAGGTCGTCCAGGCAGGCCCGGTTCCAGATCGTCGACGTCGTCGCGGCGATGAAACCCCTGACCAAGCTTTCGCGTCAGATCGTTTCGCCCAGGATGATCCCGGGCGTGGTGCGCGAGGCTTTCCGGGTGGCCGGCGAGGAGCGGCCGGGACCGGTGCATCTGGAGCTGCCGGAAGACATCGCCGCCGAGGAATGCGACGCGGTGGCACCGATTCCGCCGCACCCGGTCGAGCTGCCGCTGGCGAGCCCGCTTGCGCTCGACCGCGCCGCGCGTATGATCATCGAGGCCGAGCGGCCGCTGGCGATGATGGGCGCCGCCGCCTCGCGGCCGCGCTCGACCTCGGACCTCGCCCAGTTCGTCCTGCGGACCGGCATTCCCTATTTCACCACCCAGATGGGCAAGGGCACGGTGCCGGGTGGGACCGAGCTCTATATGGGCACAGCCGCCCTGTCCGAGCGCGACTATGTGCATGAGGCGATCGAGCGGGCGGATCTCATCATCACGATCGGCCACGACACGGTCGAGAAGCCACCCTTCATCATGGGCGCCGACGGTCCCAAGGTCATTCATGTCGGCTACCAGCCGGCCACTGTCGAGCAGGTCTATTTCCCGCAAACCGAGGTGATCGGCGATATCGGCGCGTCGCTCAGGCTGCTGGCCGACCGCCTGGAAGGCAACATTCCCAACGCACAGGCACTGCTGCCGCTGCGCGAGGGGATATTGAACCGCATCGCGGCGCGCGACAGCGAGGACCGCTTCACGCCGCAGCGCCTGGTGCACGACGTGCGCGCGGTGATGCCGGCCGACGGCATCCTGGCGCTCGACAACGGCATGTACAAGATCTGGTTCGCGCGCAACTACCGCACGCGCGTCGCCAACACGCTGCTGCTCGACAATGCGTTGGCCACGATGGGTGCCGGCCTGCCGTCGGCGATGATGGCGGCGATGCTTTTTCCAGAACGCCGCGTCATGGCGATTTGCGGCGATGGTGGCTTCATGATGAACAGCCAGGAGCTGGAAACCGCCGTCAGGCTGAAGCTCAACCTCGTGGTCCTGATCATTGAGGACCATGCCTACGGCATGATCCGCTGGAAGCAGGCGGTCGACGACTTTCCCGATTTCGGCATGACCTTCGCGAATCCCGATTTCGTCCGCTATGCCGAAGCCTATGGCGCCAAGGGCACCAGGGTAGGCGCCATTGCCGAGCTGAGACCGGCCCTTGAGCAGGCCTTCGCCGCGGGCGGCGTCAATCTCGTCGTCGTTCCGATCGACTATTCGGAGAATGAGCGGGTCCTGGTCGAAGAGCTGCGCCATCGGCTGCCCTGGCCGGCCAGTCCCATGTCGGATGATTAG
- a CDS encoding TraB/GumN family protein, whose amino-acid sequence MKRVIAIADRAALVSLKLLAALNLLFFLSFIFVLLLASRAHAEAPNCAGTDLLTALEKSDPAAFKKVETEAAAVPNGKGLLWKLEKPGEKPSYLFGTMHMTDTRVTTLPAAAQKAYDGAGTVIIETTDAMDRAKMMAAMASEPGLMMFTDNTTLSSLLSPDDAAALNKGLDARGIPPATVAKMKPWILSAMMALPACEVARQSAGEPVLDVKLASDAKASGKDVEGLETAVGQLRAMASLPLEFHMKSLVETMKLGDKVNDVNETMIVLYQRGEVGMFWPLFKAVLPETADDQAGYAAFEQTMITSRNKVMAANAMPILAKGNVFMAVGAMHLPGPEGLVEDFRKAGYSVTAVN is encoded by the coding sequence ATGAAACGCGTCATCGCCATTGCCGACCGCGCGGCCCTTGTCTCGTTGAAGCTGCTTGCGGCGCTCAACCTGCTGTTTTTCCTGTCTTTCATCTTCGTTCTGCTGCTCGCAAGCCGGGCGCATGCAGAGGCGCCGAATTGCGCCGGCACCGATCTCTTGACCGCGCTGGAGAAGAGCGATCCAGCCGCCTTCAAGAAGGTCGAGACCGAAGCGGCAGCCGTTCCGAACGGCAAGGGCCTGTTGTGGAAGCTGGAGAAGCCGGGCGAGAAACCGTCCTATCTGTTCGGCACCATGCACATGACCGACACGCGCGTCACCACGTTGCCGGCCGCCGCGCAGAAAGCCTATGACGGCGCCGGCACCGTCATCATCGAAACCACCGATGCCATGGACAGGGCCAAGATGATGGCCGCAATGGCCAGCGAACCCGGCCTGATGATGTTCACCGACAACACCACCTTGTCGTCGCTGCTGTCGCCGGACGATGCGGCGGCGCTGAACAAGGGGCTCGACGCCCGCGGCATCCCGCCGGCGACGGTCGCCAAGATGAAGCCGTGGATCCTGTCGGCGATGATGGCGCTGCCGGCCTGCGAGGTGGCGCGCCAGTCCGCCGGCGAACCCGTGCTGGACGTCAAGCTAGCTTCGGACGCCAAGGCCTCGGGCAAGGACGTCGAAGGGCTCGAGACCGCCGTTGGCCAGCTGCGCGCGATGGCTTCGCTGCCGCTGGAATTCCACATGAAGAGCCTGGTCGAGACGATGAAGCTCGGCGACAAGGTGAACGACGTCAACGAAACGATGATCGTGCTCTACCAGCGCGGCGAGGTCGGCATGTTCTGGCCGCTGTTCAAGGCGGTGCTGCCCGAGACCGCCGATGACCAGGCCGGCTATGCCGCCTTCGAGCAGACCATGATCACCAGCCGCAACAAGGTGATGGCCGCGAATGCGATGCCGATTCTGGCCAAGGGCAACGTCTTCATGGCCGTCGGCGCCATGCATCTGCCCGGCCCGGAAGGACTGGTCGAGGATTTTCGCAAGGCAGGGTATAGTGTTACCGCCGTCAACTGA